One stretch of Schistocerca nitens isolate TAMUIC-IGC-003100 chromosome 11, iqSchNite1.1, whole genome shotgun sequence DNA includes these proteins:
- the LOC126213204 gene encoding zinc finger protein OZF-like yields MHIFIHIDGVQAPAFVCKSCGEVFPTDDYLKEHLRMREGDQALCTTNSEKLECSDYHENNISFECVQEGIVEQTDEPPSYKVPRKAFKKSFNEICNTHNVKEAEEKLERCNECGILCTSDHVHVHTVLSAKRHHKCDVCGKMFTLLCNLKIHSLIHTGERPHVCDVCGKAFTERGNLKKHELIHTGQRPHKCEVCGKSFTQSGHLKAHSLIHTGKRPHKCDVCGKSFTQSDSLKTHTLIHTGKRPHKCEVCAKSFSQRGSLKKHELIHTGERPHKCDTCGKLFHVLSNLKAHKLIHSGKRPYKCSICGKSFTHWGNLKKHELIHTGQRPHKCDVCGKSFTQLGNLKTHILIHTGQRPHKCDVCGKSFTQSGNLKKHELIHTGERPHKCDTCGKLFNVLGNLKAHKLTHSGKRPYKCSICGKSFTHWGSHRKHKLIHTT; encoded by the coding sequence atgcATATTTTCATCCACATTGACGGTGTGCAGGCACCTGCATTTGTGTGTAAGTCATGTGGTGAGGTATTTCCCACTGATGACTACTTGAAAGAACATTTGAGAATGAGGGAGGGTGACCAAGCATTATGTACTACCAACAGTGAGAAACTTGAATGCAGTGATTATCATGAAAACAATATCTCCTTCGAGTGTGTACAAGAAGGAATTGTGGAACAGACTGATGAGCCCCCTTCATACAAGGTACCCAGGAAAGCTTTTAAAAAATCCTTTAATGAAATATGTAATACACATAATGTGAAAGAAGCTGAAGAGAAACTCGAAAGATGTAATGAGTGTGGAATTTTATGTACAAGTGACCACGTTCATGTCCACACTGTGCTAAGTGCAAAGAGACATCACAAATGTGATGTTTGTGGTAAAATGTTTACTCTGTTATGCAATCTTAAGATTCATAGTTTAATACACACTGGAGAGAGACCCCATGTATGCGATGTTTGTGGAAAAGCTTTTACTGAAAGGGGCAATCTCAAGAAacatgaattaatacacactggacagagaccacacaaatgcgaagtctgtggaaaatcatttactcagTCGGGCCATCTCAAGGCTCACAGTTTAATACACACAGGAAagagaccacacaaatgcgatgtctgtggaaaatcatttactcagTCGGACAGTCTCAAGACCCACACTTTAATACACACAGGAAAGAGACCACACAAATGCGAGGTGTGTGCAAAATCGTTTTCTCAAAGGGGCAGTCTCAAGAAACATGAACTAATACACACAGGAGAGAGACCCCACAAATGTGATACTTGTGGTAAATTATTTCATGTATTGAGCAATCTCAAGGCCCACAAGTTAATACACAGTGGAAAGAGACCCTACAAATGTAGTATTTGTGGAAAATCTTTTACTCATTGGGGCAATCTCAAGAAacatgaattaatacacactggacagagacctcacaaatgcgatgtctgtggaaaatcatttactcagTTGGGCAATCTCAAAACCCACATTttaatacacactggacagagaccacacaaatgcgatgtgtgtggaaaatcatttactcagTCGGGCAATCTCAAGAAACATGAATTAATACACACAGGAGAGAGACCTCACAAATGTGATACTTGTGGTAAACTATTTAATGTATTGGGTAATCTCAAGGCCCACAAGTTAACACACAGTGGTAAGAGACCCTACAAATGTAGTATTTGTGGAAAATCTTTTACTCATTGGGGCAGTCACAGGAAACACAAATTAATACACACTACATAG